A region from the Pseudomonas sp. KU26590 genome encodes:
- the pilB gene encoding type IV-A pilus assembly ATPase PilB, protein MTDVVLTGLAKQLVVAELLTEKTAQKAYEQARRDKVSLVHHLVETKLLKSITLAEVASDQFGIPFLDLGTLDKETQPKGLVSEKLIRQHCALPLWRRGNKLFVGISDPTNHQAITDIQFSTGLTTEAILVEDDKLTIAIDKFFDGNAGMGDLADVDLGLEIQAVDESKETAIGGQDADDAPVVRFVNKMLMDAIRLGSSDLHFEPYEKIFRVRLRTDGILHEVAKPPIHLAGRIAARLKVMASLDISERRKPQDGRIKLRISKNRAIDFRVNTLPTLWGEKIVMRILDPTTAQMGIDALGYEPEQKALYLEALRQPQGMILVTGPTGSGKTVSLYTGLNILNTVDINISTAEDPVEINLEGINQVNVNPRQGMDFSQALRAFLRQDPDVIMVGEIRDLETAEIAIKASQTGHMVLSTLHTNSAAETLTRLHHMGVAAFNIATAINLIIAQRLARKLCPQCKKEAEIPRETLIAEGFPESQIGSFQLYSPVGCEHCNGGYKGRVGIYEVVKSTPALERIIMEEGNSIQISEQMRRDGFNDLRTSGLMKAMQGVTSLEEINRVTKD, encoded by the coding sequence ATGACTGACGTCGTCCTAACCGGCTTGGCTAAACAACTTGTTGTGGCTGAGCTGCTCACAGAAAAAACGGCCCAAAAAGCCTACGAACAAGCGCGACGTGACAAGGTTTCGCTTGTGCACCACCTCGTCGAGACGAAGCTGCTCAAGAGCATTACGCTGGCCGAGGTCGCATCAGATCAATTCGGTATTCCTTTTCTCGATCTCGGCACCCTAGACAAGGAGACCCAACCGAAAGGGCTCGTCAGTGAAAAGCTCATTCGCCAGCACTGCGCGCTTCCGCTCTGGCGTAGGGGTAACAAGTTATTTGTGGGCATATCCGACCCCACCAATCATCAAGCTATTACTGACATCCAGTTCAGCACCGGCCTGACCACCGAAGCCATTTTGGTCGAGGACGACAAACTGACCATCGCCATCGATAAGTTTTTCGACGGCAATGCTGGTATGGGCGACTTGGCGGACGTCGATCTGGGCCTCGAAATCCAGGCGGTCGATGAGAGCAAAGAAACTGCGATCGGTGGTCAAGACGCCGATGACGCGCCGGTTGTCCGCTTCGTTAACAAGATGCTGATGGACGCGATCCGCCTAGGTTCGTCTGACCTGCATTTCGAACCCTACGAAAAGATCTTCCGGGTAAGGCTCCGCACCGACGGCATTCTTCATGAAGTGGCAAAGCCGCCCATTCACCTTGCAGGGCGGATTGCTGCACGTCTGAAGGTCATGGCGAGCCTCGATATTTCGGAGCGTCGCAAACCCCAAGACGGCCGCATCAAACTAAGAATCTCAAAAAACCGCGCTATCGATTTCCGGGTCAACACGCTGCCCACTCTGTGGGGCGAAAAAATTGTGATGCGGATTCTGGACCCGACTACCGCGCAAATGGGCATTGACGCTTTGGGTTATGAGCCAGAACAAAAAGCTCTTTACCTTGAAGCTCTTCGCCAACCCCAGGGCATGATCCTTGTGACCGGCCCTACCGGCTCGGGTAAAACGGTATCGCTTTATACCGGATTGAATATTCTCAACACCGTTGATATCAACATCTCGACAGCAGAAGACCCGGTAGAGATCAACCTTGAAGGCATCAACCAGGTCAACGTCAATCCGCGTCAGGGAATGGACTTCTCTCAGGCACTGCGGGCGTTTCTGCGTCAGGATCCTGACGTGATCATGGTGGGCGAAATCCGGGACTTGGAAACAGCCGAAATCGCGATCAAGGCCTCGCAAACCGGTCACATGGTTTTATCTACTTTGCACACCAACAGCGCGGCAGAGACACTTACCAGGCTTCATCACATGGGCGTGGCAGCATTCAATATCGCCACGGCGATCAACCTGATCATCGCGCAACGTCTTGCGCGAAAGTTGTGCCCGCAATGCAAAAAAGAAGCTGAGATCCCACGTGAGACTTTGATTGCGGAAGGTTTCCCCGAGTCGCAAATCGGCTCGTTCCAGCTTTACTCTCCAGTAGGCTGCGAACACTGCAACGGCGGATACAAAGGCCGAGTAGGTATCTACGAAGTGGTGAAGAGCACGCCAGCGCTGGAGCGCATCATCATGGAGGAAGGCAACTCGATCCAGATTTCCGAACAGATGCGCAGAGACGGTTTTAATGATTTGCGCACCTCGGGGCTGATGAAGGCGATGCAGGGCGTGACAAGTCTGGAAGAAATAAACAGGGTGACCAAGGATTAA